The sequence CGGCTGGCCGGCATCGCCAACCGGCAGCTGCAGAGCCTGGAGTCGCGCCGGTACCGCACCGTGATGGAGCGCCGGCGGGACTACGCGGGCAGACTGCAGACGATCGTGTCAGCCGGCGTGGCGGAGGGCGTCTTCACCGTGCCGCACGTGCCGGTCGCGGCGTTCGCCCTCCTGGATGTCGGCATGGGGCTCACCCGGTGGTTCGACCCGTCGAAGGAGCTCTCGGTCGATGAGATCTGCACGGCCCACGTGGAGCTCGCGTTGCGCGCGGTGCACTACACGGGTGACCGGCAGCGACTCTCGTCCCACCTGGGTGACCGCGACGGGCGCGGGGCCACCGTGGCCGGCCCGGTCGCTTCAGGAACACAGGTGGAAGGACCCGGCCGGACTCCCGGCAGCCCCTGACGGCGACCAGCGGCGCCCCGCCGGCCGGGCCGAGTGCCCGGCAGCCGGAGCCGGCCGCCCGCACCTTGACCGTCTCCCCGGCCTCCGGTTAGCGTCCGGCCCACCGGACGAACGAACGTTCATGAAGCGTCAGCTGCGGAACCGATCCGGTGGCCACGCGACTGAACTGCGCTGGGGGTACGAACATGGACTTCGCGTTCACCGCGCGGACGCAGCAACTGATCGGCGAACTCGAGGACTTCATGCGCGGGCACGTCTACCCCGCCGAGCCACTGTTCGCGGAGCAGGCGGCAGCCATGGACGACCCGTGGGACACGCCTCCGGTGATGGAGGACCTGAAGGCCGAGGCACGCCGACGCGGGCTCTGGAACCTGTTCCTGCCGCACTCCGAGTTCGGCACAGGGCTCTCGAACGCCGAGTACGCGCCCCTGGCGGAGATCACCGGCCGCAGCCCGATCATCGCACCCGAGGCACTGAACTGCAGCGCCCCCGACACCGGCAACATGGAGCTGCTGGCCCTGTTCGGCAGCCCGGAACAGCGCGAGCGCTGGTTGACGCCGCTCCTGGAGGGGGAGATCCGCTCCGTCTACAGCATGACGGAGCCCGCCGTCGCCTCCTCCGACGCCAGCAACATCGAGACCCGGATCCGCCGGGACGGCGACGAGTACATCGTGACCGGGCGCAAGTGGTGGTCCTCCGGAGCGATGAGCCCACGATGCCGGATCGCGATCGTCATGGGCGTGACCAACCCGGAGAACGACCGGCACGATCGGCACGGCATGATCCTGGTCCCGCTGGACACCCCGGGCGTCAACGTTCTCCGCTCCACGTCGGTGTTCGGATTCACCGACGGCATCCACGGCGGCCATGCCGAGATCCACTACGACGACGTGCGCGTCCCCACCGGGAACCTGCTGGGCACGGAGGGCGGCGGCTTCGCGATGGCCCAGGCCCGCCTCGGTCCGGGCCGGATCCACCACTGCATGCGACTGATCGGGATGGCGGAGCGGGCGCTGGAACTCATGTGCCGGCGAGCGAAGGAGCGGGTCGCGTTCGGCAAGCCCATCGCCGAACAGGGCGTCCTCCAGGACTGGGTCGCCGAGTCCCGGATCAGGATCGAGCAGGTGCGGTTGCTGGTACTCAAGACCGCCTGGCTGATGGACACCGTGGGGAACAAGGGTGCACGGGTGGAGATCGCCGCGATCAAGGTGGCGGCACCGGCCGTCGCCACGTGGGTCGTGGACCGCGCGATCCAGGCGCACGGGGGTGCCGGCGTCTCGCAGGACACGCCCCTGGCGGCGCTCTACGCCCAGGCCCGCCTTCTCCAGATCGCCGACGGCCCGGACGAGGTGCACAAGATGACGCTGTCCCGGCGGGAGCTGCGCCAGTACGACTGATCGGCGCCCGCCCACGACGACCGCAGCTCCGCCAGGCGCTCCCGGTAGCGCTGCACGTCGCCCAGCTCGACGTCCTCGTAGCCGCGCACATGTCGGCAGCGCCGCGCTCCCCACCGCCGTGTTGATCACCCGGTCCCCCAGGGGCTCGAGAACTTCCTCCAGCACCTCGCAGTACTCCCGCACCAGCCCGCGCGCCACCCGGCGGATCTCGGCGCGGCCGAACGGGTCGAGCGCCGTGCCGCGCACCCGCCGCATGGCGTACAGAGCCGAGGAGGCGGGACCGAACGAGCGACCGAGTGCCGAGCGGACGGTCCCGCCACTGCCGCCTACGCGACGCCCAGGTACGCCCGGCGGAAGTCCGGATCCCCGGACAGCTCCCGCGACGATCCGTGCCGGGCCACCCGCCCGTTCTCCAGCACGTACGCGCGGCTGGCCACGCCCAGTGCCATCGAGACGTTCTGCTCCACGAGGAGCATGCTCAACTTCCGTTCCCGGTTGAGGTCGGCGATCACCCGCTCGATCCGCTCGACGATGACCGGGGCCAACCCGAACGACGGCTCGTCGAGCAACAGCAACCGGGGGCGGGCCATGAGCGCCCGCCCGATGGCGCACATCTGCTGCTCCCCTCCCGACAGCGTGCCGGCGTCCTGACGGGCCCGCTGGGCGAGAATCGGGAAGAGGTCCTGCACGAACTCGAGATCACGCTCGATCTCCGCCTTGTCCGACCGCAGGAAGGCACCCATCCGCAGGTTCTCCGTCACCGTCATCTCGGGGAACAGCAGCCTCCCCTCGGGAGCGTGCACGACCCCCAGCCGGATGACGTCGGCCGGCCGTAGAGGGCCGAGGTCCTCGCCGTCGAACCGGAGGGTCCCGACCGTCGACACGGTGCGGGATATGGCGGACAACGTCGTACTCTTGCCGACCCCGTTGGGGCCGAGGACGGCGACGAGCTCGCCCTCCTCCACGGTGATCTCGTCGATGTGGACAGCGGGGACGGCGTTGTACGACGCCCGCATGTCCCGGATCTCAAGAAGGGGCATCGAACATCCTCGTCGCCTTGGTGCCGAGGTATGCCTCGATCACCTGCTCGTTCTCCACGACCTCCCGCGGGGCACCGTGGGCGATCTGCTCACCGAAGTTCATGACGATGACCTCGTCGACCAACCGCATGAGGGCGGGCAGCTTGTGCTCGACCATGACCATCGTGATGCCCCGCGCCCGCAGCTCCCGGAGCACCGTGCTCACCCGCTCGATCTCGTCCTGCGACAGGCTGGAGAACGGCTCGTCGAGCAGCAGCAGCGCCGGATCCGTTGCCAGCGCCCGGCCGATGTCCACCAGGCGCAACGCGGCGACGTTCAGCTCTTCGGTGTACGCGTCGAGCAATGGGACCAGGCCGAGTTCCTCGGCGATCTCGCCGATGTAGGCATCCATCCCCCGGTCCCGCGCGCGAGCCCGGGGCCGACTCGAGCTGGCCGCCAGCGAGAGGATCTGCCGGACGGTCATGTGCGGCATGGGTGAAGCCAGCTGGAAGGTCTTGGCCACGCCGTGGTGGACCACCGCGCTGCTGGACTTGCCGGTGATGTCGTCGCCTTCCATGACGACCCGTCCGCTCGTCGGCCGGTCGACCCCGGAGATGAGGTTGAACAGCGTGGACTTCCCGGCACCGTTGGGGCCGATGATGCCGAGGACGTGGCCCCGGCGGACCTGGAAGGAGATGTCGTTCACCGCGACCAGCCCCCCGAACCGCCTGGTCAGTCCCCGGACCTCCAGGATGACGTCCTGATCGATCGCCGTACTCATCGCGGGGAGCTCGCGGTCGCCACGGATCCCGGTTCCTCGGGGGTCAACGCTGCCTCCGACCTCGGTGAGTGTCGCAGCCGCCGTCGGCGGATGCGGTCCTGGATCTCCCGGACGACTCCGTCGGGGAACAGATAGATCGCCAGCATGATCGACCCGAGCAGGATGATCGTCCGCCACTCCTCCAGGACGCGAAGGTTCTGGTCGAGGACGTAGAAGAGACACCCGGCGATGAGCGGCCCGGCGAGCGTGCCTCGCGACCCGATCATCGCGTAGAGGACGATGAGGGTACCGACCACACCGGCCGCCAGCTCCGAGTTCACCGACCCCTGGACGTGCGCGGTGAGGGCGCCGGCGATGCCGGCGAAGAACATCGCGATCCCGAAGGTCATGATCCGGTAAAAGGTCGTGTTGTGACCCGAGGCCCGGGTGATGTCGTCGTTGGCCTTGATCCCCATGAGGATCAACCCGATCCGGCTGCGGTAGTACTGATGCAGCAGCAAGTAGGACACGGCCAGCAGGGCGAGGACGACGTAGTAGTCACCCCTGGCCGACTCGGTGATGAAGTCGACCCCCGAGATCCCCTCCTCACCCCCGAAGAACTCGTCCCAGATGAAGCTGAGCTTGTAGAGCGTCACGGCCAGCGCCAGGGTGACGAGGGCGAAGTAGGGACCCCGCAGGCGCAGCGTGAGCCCGCCGGCCAGGAGCCCCAGGAGCATCGCCACGAGCGCACCGGCCGGCACGGTGATCCAGGCGCTGTACTCGAACTCCAGGTTCAGCCAGCCGGCCGTGAATGCGCCGGCCAGCAGCCAGAACGGGTGCCCGAAGTTAATCTCCTCGGTCGTCCCCGAGAGCACGTCCCACGACATCACGTAGAAACCGTAGAGGAGGGCGATCGTGAGCATCTGGGTCACGAACGGGTCGGCGATCATCAGCACGGCGACCGCCATGACCACGAGGCCGACCAGCACGACGGGAGAGCCCACGACTCGGACGTTCTTGAGTGCCGTGTCCATCTAGAGCCTGACCTGCTTTCCGAAAAGACCTGCCGGCCGGATCGCCAGGACCGCGATGATCACCACGAACGCGACCAGTTCGGTGTACGCGGCGCCGATCTGCAGGGCGGTGGCCGTCTCGATGAGTCCGACCAGGAAGGCGCCGGCGATCGTGCCGTAGAGGCTGCCGAGGCCGCCCATCACCACGATCGCGAACGAGAGGATCAACGGGGGGATCCACATCAGCGGATCGACGACGCGGATCGGCCCCATCAGCGCGCCGGAGAGCCCGGCGGTGCAGCCGGCGAGGAAGAAGACGATGGCGAACGCCTTCACCGGGTCGATGCCCATAAGCACCGCCCCGTGCCGGTTCTGGGCGACCGCCACCACCGAACGGCCCTGCCTCGTGTACTTCAGGTAGAGGACCATCGCGACGACCGCCAGCACGGCGACCGGCACGATGATCAGCTCCTGGCTGATCACCCGCACCCCGAACACGGTGCCGTAACTGTTCACGAAGGCCGGCGGGGTCGCACGCTCGGCACCGAAGACCTGACGGAAGATCTCACCGGCCAGCAGGGACAGTGCCAGGGACATCACCAGGATGTAGTCGTGCCTCGGGTTCTTCAGTCCTCGCAACAGCACGTAGAACTGGAAGAGGGCGATCAGCCCGCTCGCCAGGGCACCGACGACGACCGCGATGATGATCATCGCGACGCCCCCCTCGCCGAGGACGTAGTCGTAGAAGATGTAGGAGAAGTACGCCCCGATCATGAAGTAGGCGCCATGCGCCAGGTTGATCACGCGGGCGACGCTGAAGATCAGCGCGAACCCGAGAGCGAGCAGCGCGTACAGCGTCCCCCGCGTGATCCCCAGGACGAGGATGTTCAGGAGTTCGTCCAAGGCGGAGCTCCCCTAGTCGCTCTGTGCGGCGTCGGCCGGTCCGCCCCGGCTCACTGACCCCACCCGGTCCACCACGTCGGCGGCTGGTACTCGCCGGTCGCGACCTCCTCGGGCCAGATCACCTGACGCTGGTTGTCGGGCAGCCACTGCACGAGCATGAGCGACTGCTCGCGGTTTCCCTCGAAGACCGGGTGGTGGTCTTCCTGGAACTGCCACTGCCCCAGCACACCGGTCATGTCCAGGTCCTCGAGCGAGGCGATAAGCGCATCGGCGTCGCCGATCTCGCCGGGCTCCATCCGCTCGAAGGAGTCCGCCAGAGCCATCATCGCCTCGTAGGTGTAGGTGCCGGTGTAGTTCGGAGCCTCGCCGAACTCGGCCAGGTAGCTCTCGTAGAAGTCGGCGCTCGCGTCGGTCACCGACACCTCGGGGAAGCCGTAGTGCTGACCGAAGAGCCAGGCCGCGGCTCCGTCGGTCTCGTCGTAGAAGGTCGACGAGATCTGCGACACCGCCACACCGCCCATGGGAGCCGGTTGCAGGGCTGCCCACTGCTTCGTGTACCCCGCGCTGTTGACGTGCGCGGACACCTCGACGATGAAGTCCGGGTCCGCCGCCAGGAGCCGCTGGAAGATCGGCGTGAAGTTGGTGGTCTGGACGTCGAAGAGCTCCTCTGCCACCAGTTCCAGGTTGGGGTCCTGCTCGATGTGGTCCCGCATGATCTGGCGGACCTCTTCGGTCCACGTGGCGTCCTCGCTGAAGATCGCGATGCGTTCCACCCCGTACGTCGGCTGGAGATGGTCCGAGACGAAGCTCATGATCGACTCCGGAATCTCCGCGCTGTTGTGCATGAAGCGGAACCAGTACTTGTAGTCGTCGTAGTTCTCGCTGACCATGTCGGCGAGCTCGGTCGTCGCGGAACCGGTGTTGAGGAACGGGACCTGGACCCGCGCGAGGTGGTCCATGATCGCGAAGCTCGAACCCGAACTGCGGATGCCCACCGCTGCCGCCACCTGGTCGGACTGACCGAGCCGCTGGTAGGCCGCGACCGCCTCCTGTGGGTTCAGCTCCGTGTCGCGCACCACGAGCTCGAAGTCCCGGCCGTGCACGCCCCCGTCCGAGTTGATCCGCTCGGCGGCGAGCTCGGCGGCGTTGACGATGCTCTCGCCGGCCGGGCTGCCGAGGTCGGACAGGACGCCGATCCTGATGGGCCCGCTCTCGTCTCCGCCGCCGGCAGAGCCGCCACCCCCACAGGCGGCGAGGAAGGACACGGCCACGACGCCGGCGGCGAGGCGGCGCCTCCTGCGTGGGATGAGTCGGCTCACAGTCGTTGCACCTCGATGCTTCCGGCGGCTCGATGAGCCTGCCCCCCATACGAACGGTCGTCAGCAACCTAGGGACTGTGAGGCACGACACGCAACCTCTTCGTCGCCCTCACGGCAGGCCGACCTGGCACGCAGCGGGGAGTGGCCCGGCGTATCCAGGTGTGGCCTGGCACGAAAGCCCTCGTCAGGGGCGAGCCGATGGGGGCGCCCGGCGGGTGGCCGTTCGCGTATCACAGTTTGGTCACGCAGTTTCCGGGCGCTGGACGCGGTCGGCGCCTCCGGCGCCGGGCCCGGCCGGGGCGGGGCGGGGCGGGCCGTTCCAACTTCTGCCGCGGCCGAACGAAGACACGACCATCCGACGTGTGCTTGTGTGACCCGACGAAGCAATCCGCAGTCCCGGAGGTCACCCGATGAGTGAATCGCTCGAAGCACACGCCGTGACGCCCGCCACTCCGTTGGCGGGCCGCGTCGCCGTGGTGACCGGCTCCTCCGCAGGGATCGGCAAGGCAATCGCCCGTCGGCTGGCGGTCGCGGGAGCCAGCGTGATCGTGAACAGCCGGTCGGAGGAGCGCGCCGAGGCCTGCGCCGAGGAGTTCCGCGCGCAGGGATTGACCGTGACGCCGGTGGCCGCCGACGTCGCCGAGCCCGAGCAGATCGGCCGACTGGTCGAGGAAGCGACGGCCGTCCACGGGCGGCTGGACATCCTGGTCAACAACGCCGGGATCCCGTCCGTCGCACCGGCGAGTGAACTGTCCGCGAGGGACTGGAACGCGGTACTGAGCACGAACCTCACCGCGCCGTTCCTGCTCGCGCAGGCCGCTTACCCCACCATGGCCGCTCAGGGGCAAGGGGTGATCGTCAACATCTCGTCGATCCTCGGGCACACCGCCATCCGCGGGCGGGTGGCGTACTGCTCGGCCAAACACGGTCTGGAAGGCCTGACCAAGGTGCTGGCGGTGGAATGGGCGCCGGCCGGTGTGCGGGTGCTCGCGGTCAGCCCCGCCTACGTCTCCACCGCCCTCGTGGAGAAGACGATGGCCGCCGGAGGCTTCGACGCGAGTGCGCTGGAGCGCCGAACGCCACTCGGGCGACTGGCGACGCCCGAGGAGGTCGCCGAGGTGATCGCGTTCGTGGTGTCGCCCGCCGCCGCGTACCTGACCGGCGTCAGCGTGCCGGTCGACGGCGGGTGGCTGGCCTACGGCGGCTGGTGACCGCGGCGACGCGGAAGGGCCCCGCAGATCTTGCGATCCGCGGGGCCCTTCCGTCACTGCCTAGC is a genomic window of Blastococcus sp. HT6-30 containing:
- a CDS encoding TetR/AcrR family transcriptional regulator, which codes for MSTAPEDDRLPGTAQAILDAAVDLFVGRNYEGASMREIAAVVGVTPASLYNHYRSKEDILWEIVQRSWRALSDVQMSSGSSASGTVEQFVSFVDAHSRFHATHPRLAGIANRQLQSLESRRYRTVMERRRDYAGRLQTIVSAGVAEGVFTVPHVPVAAFALLDVGMGLTRWFDPSKELSVDEICTAHVELALRAVHYTGDRQRLSSHLGDRDGRGATVAGPVASGTQVEGPGRTPGSP
- a CDS encoding acyl-CoA dehydrogenase family protein, with amino-acid sequence MDFAFTARTQQLIGELEDFMRGHVYPAEPLFAEQAAAMDDPWDTPPVMEDLKAEARRRGLWNLFLPHSEFGTGLSNAEYAPLAEITGRSPIIAPEALNCSAPDTGNMELLALFGSPEQRERWLTPLLEGEIRSVYSMTEPAVASSDASNIETRIRRDGDEYIVTGRKWWSSGAMSPRCRIAIVMGVTNPENDRHDRHGMILVPLDTPGVNVLRSTSVFGFTDGIHGGHAEIHYDDVRVPTGNLLGTEGGGFAMAQARLGPGRIHHCMRLIGMAERALELMCRRAKERVAFGKPIAEQGVLQDWVAESRIRIEQVRLLVLKTAWLMDTVGNKGARVEIAAIKVAAPAVATWVVDRAIQAHGGAGVSQDTPLAALYAQARLLQIADGPDEVHKMTLSRRELRQYD
- a CDS encoding ABC transporter ATP-binding protein — its product is MPLLEIRDMRASYNAVPAVHIDEITVEEGELVAVLGPNGVGKSTTLSAISRTVSTVGTLRFDGEDLGPLRPADVIRLGVVHAPEGRLLFPEMTVTENLRMGAFLRSDKAEIERDLEFVQDLFPILAQRARQDAGTLSGGEQQMCAIGRALMARPRLLLLDEPSFGLAPVIVERIERVIADLNRERKLSMLLVEQNVSMALGVASRAYVLENGRVARHGSSRELSGDPDFRRAYLGVA
- a CDS encoding ABC transporter ATP-binding protein; this translates as MSTAIDQDVILEVRGLTRRFGGLVAVNDISFQVRRGHVLGIIGPNGAGKSTLFNLISGVDRPTSGRVVMEGDDITGKSSSAVVHHGVAKTFQLASPMPHMTVRQILSLAASSSRPRARARDRGMDAYIGEIAEELGLVPLLDAYTEELNVAALRLVDIGRALATDPALLLLDEPFSSLSQDEIERVSTVLRELRARGITMVMVEHKLPALMRLVDEVIVMNFGEQIAHGAPREVVENEQVIEAYLGTKATRMFDAPS
- a CDS encoding branched-chain amino acid ABC transporter permease — encoded protein: MDTALKNVRVVGSPVVLVGLVVMAVAVLMIADPFVTQMLTIALLYGFYVMSWDVLSGTTEEINFGHPFWLLAGAFTAGWLNLEFEYSAWITVPAGALVAMLLGLLAGGLTLRLRGPYFALVTLALAVTLYKLSFIWDEFFGGEEGISGVDFITESARGDYYVVLALLAVSYLLLHQYYRSRIGLILMGIKANDDITRASGHNTTFYRIMTFGIAMFFAGIAGALTAHVQGSVNSELAAGVVGTLIVLYAMIGSRGTLAGPLIAGCLFYVLDQNLRVLEEWRTIILLGSIMLAIYLFPDGVVREIQDRIRRRRLRHSPRSEAALTPEEPGSVATASSPR
- a CDS encoding branched-chain amino acid ABC transporter permease gives rise to the protein MDELLNILVLGITRGTLYALLALGFALIFSVARVINLAHGAYFMIGAYFSYIFYDYVLGEGGVAMIIIAVVVGALASGLIALFQFYVLLRGLKNPRHDYILVMSLALSLLAGEIFRQVFGAERATPPAFVNSYGTVFGVRVISQELIIVPVAVLAVVAMVLYLKYTRQGRSVVAVAQNRHGAVLMGIDPVKAFAIVFFLAGCTAGLSGALMGPIRVVDPLMWIPPLILSFAIVVMGGLGSLYGTIAGAFLVGLIETATALQIGAAYTELVAFVVIIAVLAIRPAGLFGKQVRL
- a CDS encoding ABC transporter substrate-binding protein, whose translation is MSRLIPRRRRRLAAGVVAVSFLAACGGGGSAGGGDESGPIRIGVLSDLGSPAGESIVNAAELAAERINSDGGVHGRDFELVVRDTELNPQEAVAAYQRLGQSDQVAAAVGIRSSGSSFAIMDHLARVQVPFLNTGSATTELADMVSENYDDYKYWFRFMHNSAEIPESIMSFVSDHLQPTYGVERIAIFSEDATWTEEVRQIMRDHIEQDPNLELVAEELFDVQTTNFTPIFQRLLAADPDFIVEVSAHVNSAGYTKQWAALQPAPMGGVAVSQISSTFYDETDGAAAWLFGQHYGFPEVSVTDASADFYESYLAEFGEAPNYTGTYTYEAMMALADSFERMEPGEIGDADALIASLEDLDMTGVLGQWQFQEDHHPVFEGNREQSLMLVQWLPDNQRQVIWPEEVATGEYQPPTWWTGWGQ
- the fabG gene encoding 3-oxoacyl-ACP reductase FabG — translated: MTPATPLAGRVAVVTGSSAGIGKAIARRLAVAGASVIVNSRSEERAEACAEEFRAQGLTVTPVAADVAEPEQIGRLVEEATAVHGRLDILVNNAGIPSVAPASELSARDWNAVLSTNLTAPFLLAQAAYPTMAAQGQGVIVNISSILGHTAIRGRVAYCSAKHGLEGLTKVLAVEWAPAGVRVLAVSPAYVSTALVEKTMAAGGFDASALERRTPLGRLATPEEVAEVIAFVVSPAAAYLTGVSVPVDGGWLAYGGW